The Halorubrum sp. BV1 genome contains the following window.
TGCCCATCCCACGGTGTCTGAGACGTAGCCGACGACGACGCTTCCGGACGCGCCGAGCGTCATGTAAACGGTTCTGACGAGTCCGAACCCCGCGCCGCGTTCGGTGTCCGAGAGCAGGTCCATGAACCGCGACTGGACCGGGGCGCCCCACGACATCGCGACGCCGACGAAGCCGACGGCGGCGACCGTCGGCGCGAGGCCGAGATCGAAGCGCGCGGTCGCGACGAGCAGTCCGTAGCCGACGACGCCGGACCCCATCGTTATCATCGCGGTCGCGTCGCGACCGATCCAGTCGGACAGCGATCCCGTCACCGGCTGCGTGCTACCGTGGACGACGAAGTACAGCGAGAACAAAAGCGCGGACAGCGCCGTCGACAGCCCGCTGCCGACTTCGAGGAACGTCGGGAGGAAGGAGGCGGTGGCCTGCCACGAAAACGCGCCCATCGTCGCGAGTGCGGTGGTGTACCGTATCGACGGCCGCGAGAGAAGTTCGCGGAGGGGACCGAGCGCGAGTCGGTCGCTGACGGGCTGGTTCGGGTTGACCGGCGACGTGGGACGCACCCGCCACGCAAACAGCGCGAAGACGGGCACGGCGACGGCGGTTCCGAGGAGGATGCCAGCGCGCCACCCGTACCGCGACCCGACGAGCGCGGCGAGCGGCGGCGCGGCCAGGCCGGCTATCGGCCCGCCGGCGACGTGGACGCCGATGGCGCGCCCGATATCGTCGAACTGCCGCGTGAGGAACGTGGTCGCTACCGAGTAGTGGAGTCCCGCGCCCGCGCCGAGCGCCACCGTGAACAGTGCGAAGACGTGGATCGTCGGCGCGACCGCGATGAGCACCGAGGCGACGGCGGTGGCACCGACGGCCGTCAGGATGACCCGCCGCTCGCCGTACCGGTCGCCGAGGAGCCCAGACGGGAACTGCGCGAGCGCGTACGCGAGCCACATCCCGGAGAGCGCGAGCCCGACGGTCGCGTTCGTCACGCCGAACCGCGTCGTGATCGCCGGGACGAGCGGGCTGATGACGAGACGGGCGACCATCGTCGCGGTGAACGCGAGCGTACAGAGCGCGAGCGCCGTGTGCTTGTACCGCCAGTTCACGGTCGACGTGGGACGCCCCGCCGAAAGCCGGTTCCGATCGCGGCCGCCAGATCCGCCTTTCCGTGGACGCCGGAGCGGTCGTTTTGCGGCGGTCCGAGCCGGCCGGGACGGCGCGGCCGGTCCGACGACTCGGACGACGCCCCGGACGCCGAACCGTGCGACTGGGCGACTAGACGACGAACTCGACCGGGTAGTCGGTGCAGTTCTCGTAGCCGTCCTCGGTGACGACGACAAGGTCCTCGATCCGGACGCCGCCCACGTCGGGGTCGTAGAGACCGGGTTCGACGGTTATCACATGGCCCGGCTCCAGTTCGTCGCCGCCGCTTGCGAGCCGGGGCGACTCGTGAACGTCGAGGCCGATCCCGTGGCCCGTCGAGTGGATGAACCCCGTCTCCGTCTCGGGGTCGGTTCGGAACGTCGGCTCGCCGGCCGCCTCGTACACCTCGCAGGCCGCGGCGTGCACGTCCTCGCCGGTGACGCCCGGTTCGACGGCGTCGAGCGCGGCCGAGAGCGCGCGCTCGGTAAGGTCGTACCACTCGCGGAGCGCGGCCGGCGGCTCGCCGACGCAGAACGTCCGGGTCATGTCGGCGTTGTACTTCGTCGCCTTCGAGCGCGGGAAGATGTCGACGATGATCGCCTCGTTCGCGCGGAGCGGACCGGAGCCGCGGTCGTGGGGGTCCGCGGCCTGCGCGCCGCCGGCGACGATCGTCTCGTCGAGCGCGCAGCCGTGGCGCAACAGGGTGACCTCGATCTCCTCGGCGACGCGCTCGCTCGTGAGCGGTTCGCCCTCGTGGAGGAGCGTGCCGGGGTCGACATCGGCGGCATCCCGCGCGCCGTCGGAACCGACCGAGCCGTTCCCGCCGCCCGCCACGTCGGCCGCGGCGAGGAGGTCCTCGGCGGCTCGCATCGCGGCCTCGTTGGCGCGCTGCGCCTCGCGGATCGCCGCTATCTCGTCGTCGGTCTTCACCGCGCGGACGTCGCCGAGGCGGTCGTCGCCGTCGACGGCGACGTCGATCCCGCGCTCGCGGAGCGCGTCCGCGGTGCCGAGGGGCGCGCGCGACGGCATCGACACTGACTCCACACCCTTGTCGCGGACGAAGGCGGCGTACATGTCGAGACGCGCCTCGCGGCCGCCGTACTCGTAGTCGTAGTCGGCATGGCGCTCGACCGTGTCGGCCGCCGACTCGGACCGCGCGCGGCCGTACTCCAGCCCGGAGACGAGCAGGTGGACGTTGCCGTCGGCGTACAGCGTCAAGAACGGGTCGGGTCCGGTGAAGCCGGAGAGGTACAGCTGATTGGCGTCGTCCTGATCGGCGTCGAGGAGGTACCCGTCGGTGTCGAGGTCGGCGAGACGAGCGTCGAGTCGCGTGCGGTTCATACCGTCTTTGTTCGTCCGACCGCCAAATCGGTTGCCCCGCCGAAGGGACCGAAACGCTGCACCGCTCCGCGAAACCTATTTATATCACACCGCGGTTCTCTCAGCGAGGTCAGCGGCCAGCGAGACGGCGACTCTGTAGTGCACAAGAAATCGGACAAACGAGACGTACAGCGTGTTCTGCGGCGTATTATCGCCCGTGGTATCTCGGGCGAAGAGTTAAATGTGTCGAGTCCGTATCCGCGTGTGAGGACACCTAACCGAGACGCGTCTCTCGGTCCCCTCGTTCCCTCCACTTACCAACCCAATGAGCGAAAACGTTCGAACGTATACGGCGGAGCAGGTACGCGACGAGTCGGAAACCGAATCGGCCGACGAAGAGCTACGCTGTCCGGAGTGTGGCGGCCAGCTCGCGACCGACACGGAACACGGCGAGACGGTGTGCGTCGATTGCGGGCTCGTCGTCGAAGAAGACGAGATCGACCGCGGGCCGGAGTGGCGCGCGTTCGACTCCAAAGAGAAGGACAGCAAGTCGCGGGTCGGAGCCCCGACGACGAACATGATGCACGACAAGGGGCTCTCGACGAACATCGGCTGGCAGGACAAAGACGCCTACGGGAAGTCGCTGTCGAGCCGACAGCGCGAGAAGATGCAGCGGCTCCGCACGTGGAACGAGCGGTTCCGCACCCG
Protein-coding sequences here:
- a CDS encoding MFS transporter, with translation MNWRYKHTALALCTLAFTATMVARLVISPLVPAITTRFGVTNATVGLALSGMWLAYALAQFPSGLLGDRYGERRVILTAVGATAVASVLIAVAPTIHVFALFTVALGAGAGLHYSVATTFLTRQFDDIGRAIGVHVAGGPIAGLAAPPLAALVGSRYGWRAGILLGTAVAVPVFALFAWRVRPTSPVNPNQPVSDRLALGPLRELLSRPSIRYTTALATMGAFSWQATASFLPTFLEVGSGLSTALSALLFSLYFVVHGSTQPVTGSLSDWIGRDATAMITMGSGVVGYGLLVATARFDLGLAPTVAAVGFVGVAMSWGAPVQSRFMDLLSDTERGAGFGLVRTVYMTLGASGSVVVGYVSDTVGWAPAFGLLAGVMALALSALVANRLLGGRF
- a CDS encoding Xaa-Pro peptidase family protein, with product MNRTRLDARLADLDTDGYLLDADQDDANQLYLSGFTGPDPFLTLYADGNVHLLVSGLEYGRARSESAADTVERHADYDYEYGGREARLDMYAAFVRDKGVESVSMPSRAPLGTADALRERGIDVAVDGDDRLGDVRAVKTDDEIAAIREAQRANEAAMRAAEDLLAAADVAGGGNGSVGSDGARDAADVDPGTLLHEGEPLTSERVAEEIEVTLLRHGCALDETIVAGGAQAADPHDRGSGPLRANEAIIVDIFPRSKATKYNADMTRTFCVGEPPAALREWYDLTERALSAALDAVEPGVTGEDVHAAACEVYEAAGEPTFRTDPETETGFIHSTGHGIGLDVHESPRLASGGDELEPGHVITVEPGLYDPDVGGVRIEDLVVVTEDGYENCTDYPVEFVV